The nucleotide sequence TGCACCGTCGTCATCGCGGTGGTCTGGTTGGCCGTGACCAGCGCGCCCGGCGTGACGCTCGAGAGCTCGGCCCAGCCGCTGATCGGCGAGACGATGCGGGTGTAGCCGAGCTGGATGCGCGCGGTCTGCTCGGCCGCGCGCGCCACGCCGAGGTCGGCCTCGGCCTGCTGCTCGGCGGCCTGCGACTCGTCGAACACCTGGCGGCTGATGGCGTCGATCTTCACAAGCTCGGCATTGCGGCGCGCCACGGTGCGCGCGGTGGCGAGCGCCGACTCGGCCTTGCGCACGCTGGCCTGCGCGCTGGCATGGGCCGCCTGCAGCGAGGCCGGGTCGAGCTGGTAGAGCACCTGGCCGGCCTTGACCTGCGAGCCCTCGGTGAACAGCCGCTCCTTGAGGATGCCGCCGACCTGCGGCCGGATCTCGGCGATGACCGGGGCCGCGGTGCGGCCCGGCAGCTCGGTGCTCAGCGCCAGCGTCTCGTGCTTGAGCGTGACGGTGCCGACTTCCCGTTCGGGCGCCGCCGCCTTGGGCGCGGCGGCCTCGTTGCGCGAACAGCCGGCGAGCGTGATGGCGGCGGCCAGCGCGAGGGCGGTGATGAGCAGCGGGAAGGGACGGCGTGTGTGAGCGGGCATGGGCGGGGGGAAGTGA is from Variovorax paradoxus and encodes:
- a CDS encoding efflux RND transporter periplasmic adaptor subunit, with the protein product MPAHTRRPFPLLITALALAAAITLAGCSRNEAAAPKAAAPEREVGTVTLKHETLALSTELPGRTAAPVIAEIRPQVGGILKERLFTEGSQVKAGQVLYQLDPASLQAAHASAQASVRKAESALATARTVARRNAELVKIDAISRQVFDESQAAEQQAEADLGVARAAEQTARIQLGYTRIVSPISGWAELSSVTPGALVTANQTTAMTTVQQLDPIHVHVTQSSSELLRLKRELASGRLQRASDAEARIQLVLEDGSKYPHPGRLTFSGVTVDAGTGSVTLRAVVPNPDRLLMPGMYVRAVLQEGVNAAALLVPQQAVTRAPDGSASALVIDAENKVAKRPIQVGRAIGTRWQVLDGLAPGDRVMTEGSQRVKVGDKVKVVDLGARAAAGPVAAVAPDAADAATNPVAR